DNA sequence from the Geobacter sp. AOG2 genome:
TATTTCGAGACGTTTGATTTTCATGGGGTGGTTACTTTATCAGAGGGGGGGAAACTATGTCCAGCGGGATGTTTTGGGAAAATCTTGATGATAAACAAAAATAAGCGGGGGGGCAAGAGTACCACGGTTTTGACTTAGTGGGGCACTACAACCGGATTTTCATTCCTGTTGTATTCAGGTATCTCGGAATTTTTTCTGATGCCTGTTTCGAACATATCTTGGATCTGGTTCTTGGGATGCTTGACCGCATATGCAGAAAAATAGAAATAAAGTATGCTGATAATGCCAATAAAAAACAGTCCGAGAGCGACCTGTTGAATAATTTTTTTCCTGCTGATCCGGGCAGAATTGTCTGTTTCGTTGTCGGCATCGACGCTGCCGGCATAGGCATAATGTTTGTCAGGTATGGCCAGAGGATCGATATTCAGGGGTTCGACATCGGCAAATCCTTTAAATTGCCGTATCCGGCGTATCTGTACGTTGCTGACGTGGCTGTTGATGGCGAAACGGGCGCGCTCATCGATAAATACGAACTGCATGCCGGTATTGAAGCAATTCCCGTCATCACCGGCGGTATCGTTGTGATCGGAAAATACGACGCGTGCAACGATATCCACGATATACGACAAGGAAGGCACAAAAATCTCCAGCAGGAGAAGTTCATCCGTCTCGAACCCCTGATTGGTGAGGATCTTCAGGCCGCCGCCGCTGATGTTAATGGCGACCGAGGTGACGGAACTCCACGATTCATAATAGGGATTGTCTTCCGGTTCCTCCCGGCCGCCGTCATTGGAGAAGGACCCGTTCTGCCCAACGGAGGAGGCCCCTTCCATGAGCATTTGCTCCCTGGCACGTTCCTCGGCCCGGAGCCTTTCGCGCCTGGCTTCCAACCGTCTCAGCTCCCTGATGCGCTCCTCTTCCCGGCGTTGCTTTCGTCGCTCCTCCCATTGCTGCTTAACATTGGCGGGATTCTGATCGTGCAACGCATAAAATTTTATGGGAAGAAAGGCATCTATCCGATAAAATTCCCGCAATTCGTCGTAGACGATCTCACCGGTAAGACGCAGCAACAGGTCCTGTTCATATCCCTTGCTGACGATAAAGGCGCTGCAGGAGTGTGCTTGCCCATCGCTCTCGCTTCGTATGGTGAGAAGTTGCCCAACGCGCAGGTTGACACCGGCCGGCAGCATGTCGCGGGAGAGTTGCAGCGAGACTAGGTCTTCATCTATTTCATTAATTCTGGCCCAGTCGCGGAAGACCTTGGTGTTCGGCAGGGGGATGCCGACCTCAACCTTCATGCCGGTAAAATAGCGGCTTGTGTAGTGTCCTGCGTCACTCATGTTTCAGCTCACCATAATGGGATACCAGAGGCGGTGATGCCAGCATCCACATGCCAGCTTCACCGACCGTGGGGCATCAGGATACCGCCACTTCCTCCATCCTCACCGGCAGCTCATATCCCGCCAACCGGTAGAGGTTATGCCAGGCAGTAGCGCACCGGCCGCAAGTATGCCACTGTTCCAATTCTCCCTTCGCCAAGGTGATGTGGCCGGGGTTGATGTCACGGGATCCGCACTTGGGACAGCGCTCCCCATGCTGCTTGACGAACACCTCCTGGGGCACGAACTCCGGTTTGATGGTCCCCTGGATGGCCTTGTAGACCGTGGAGGTAGTTGCTACGCCGGAGATGCAGGCATCGGCCTCCGCTGCGCTGGCATCGGCGATCAAAATCTCTGGCGGTGTGCTGTCCCGGTAGACCAGGCTACAGGTGTAACCCCTGGAGGTGCGTTCGATCTTTAAACCAAAGGCGGTATCTTTGAGTGGCCCCAGATTCAATTCGGTACAGCGGGCCTTGAGTTGTTTTTCGGTGACTTTCATCGTTTCCTCGTATTGATTTCGTGGCTTTGTGGCCTAACGGCCGTTTTAAGGTTTAACAGACTGTCGAAAAACTGAGGTTGTTCAAAAATAGTCAGGTCGTCGCACCCGCAGAATGCCCTGAGGAGGCGTAGCAGCGCTACGTCGCACGAAAGGGCGTTCGAGGACGGCGGCGAGATGGCTGTTTTTCAACGACCTCTTGAATTCCTCAGCCGAGCGTCTCCAACTCCTCCCAGCGGGCATAGGCGGCCGTCAGCTCCAACTCCAGTTCTTCCAGCCGGGCGTTGATCGCGGCCACCTCGGTGCCGGCTGACTTGTAGAAGTCGGGGTCGGCCAGGGTGGTGTGTAATTTGCCCTGTTCTTCTTCAAGGGAGGCGATGCGGTCCGGCAAGGCCGCCAATTCCCGTTCTTCCTTGAAGGATAGTTTGCGGGGGCGTTCCTTCTGCGGTCTGCTCTTCTCCGGGGTTGGTTTGGATGCAGCCACGGGAACAGGTGCCTCCGCGGCGGCCTGCCGCAGCCAGTCGTCGTAGCCTCCCACGTATTCGCGGACCGTACCACCGCCTGTGAGCACCAGCGTACTGCCCACCACATTGTTGAGAAACTCCCGGTCATGGCTCACCAAAAGCAGGGTCCCGGAATACTCCAGCAGCAGGTCCTCCAGCAGGTCCAGGGTCTCGGCGTCCAGATCGTTGGTCGGTTCGTCCATCACCAGCACATTGGAAGGCTTGGTGAACAGCTTGGCCAACAGCAACCGGTTGCGCTCACCGCCGGAGAGGATCGAGACCGGGCTGCGGGCCCGCTCGGGGGAGAACAGGAAATCCTGGAGGTAGCCGATGATGTGGCGGCTTTTGCCGTTGATCACCAGGGTGTCGTTCCCCTCGCCCACGTTATCCTGCACGCTCCGGTCAGGGTCGAGTTGCTCCCGCATCTGGTCGAAATAAACGACCTCCAGACGGCTACCCAGCTTGACCGTTCCCTGGTCCGGCGTCAACTCCCCCAGGAGCAGGCGCAGCAGGGTGGTCTTGCCAGAGCCGTTGGGGCCGATGATCCCTACCCGATCCCCGCGCATGATGGTGGCGGTCAGGTCGGAGATGATCCGGCGCCCATCGTAGGCAAAGGTGGCATGCTCCACCTCCGCCACCAGCCGTCCGGAGCGCTCCGCTTCCTGCAACTGGATCTTTGCCGTGCCCTGACGTTCCCGGCGTTGGCGGTACTCCTCGCGCAGGTTCTTCAGAGCCCGCACCCGTCCTTCGTTCCTGGTCCGGCGTGCCTTGATCCCCTGCCTGATCCAGGCTTCCTCCTGGGCCAGTTTCTTGTCGAACAGCGCCTGGCGGGTGACCTCGGCCTCCAAGAGGGCCTCGCGGCGCTCCACGAACTCGTCGTAGCCGCAGTTGAAGGCATAGAGCCGTCCCCGATCCAGTTCCGCCACCCGGTTGGCCAACCGCCGGGCAAAGGCCCGGTCATGCGTCACAAAGACCAGGGTCTTGACTTGGCGCACCAGAAAGTCTTCCAGCCAGAGGATGGTGTCGATGTCCAGGTGGTTGGTCGGCTCGTCCAGAAGCAGGATGTCCGGTGCGGCGATCAGTGCTTTTGCCAGCAATACCCGGCGCTTGGTACCGCCGGAGAGGGAGGAGAAAGCAACCTCGGCGTCCAGTTGCAGCCGCTTCAGCACCCGCTCCACCTCCTGGTGCATGCTCCAGCCGCCGCTCTCCTCCAGCTTGTGCTGCAACGCCTCCAGTTCGGCCAGGAGTTCCTCGCTCCCCTCCAGTGAGAGGCGGTGAGCAACCCGGTGATATTGGGCCAACAGCTCGGCCGTATTGCCCATGCCCGAAGCCACGACGTCAAAGACGGTGCCGTTGGTCTCCTGGGGCACATCCTGGGAGACCAGGGCCACCCGTAACCCCTGTTGGCGCTGAATCTCACCGCCTTCCAGGGGAAGTTCGCCGCCGATCAGCTTGAGAAGCGTCGATTTGCCGGTGCCGTTGCGCCCCAGCAGGCAGAGCCGGTCCCCCGGTTCGATCTGAAGGTTGATGCCGTCGAAAAGCGGCGGTCCGCCGAAGGCCAGGGTAATGTCGCGAAGGGTGATCAGTGCCACGGGTACCTCATGGTTTGGTTTCCTTGTGTCTCAGAAATTTAAATATGTTAACGATCTTCTACCCACTCGAACCTCGGCACCTTCCGGTCATCCACCAGCACCTCTTCCAGAAACATGCCGAGCGGCCGGACCCACAGGGAGCGGTTGCCGTACAACTGGCGGTAGACCACCATTTCCTCTTCGGTCTCGCTGTGGCGGGCGATGGCGATCACCTCATACTCGTTTCCCTTGTAGTGCCGGTAGCGGCCGGGACGCAGCGGAGTCGTCGTTTCACTCATAGGCGCCCCGCAATAACGTCGTGCCGGCAACCAAGTGGCGCGCCAGGGAGCTGATGTGGCGCTCGTCGGTTCCGCAGCAGCCTCCCAGCACCTTCATGCCCAAATCCTCGTGCAGGGCCGCCACAGCCGCGCCGAAGACCTCTGGCGCCTCCTCCACCAACTCGGCGCTGTTGTCCAACTCTTCCGGGCTCAAGGCTGCCGTGTTGGCCAACAGGCCGATTACCCGCTTCCTGACATGGGCCGATGAGTTGAACTCGTGGCAGAGGGCTTGGCGGAAGACCGAGGCATGGGTGCAGTTGACCAGGTAGGCCAGAGGCTGAGGCGAGGCCTGGCTGTCGATGGTGGCGATAGCGTCCTTGAGCGGTGTGCCGTCCAACAGGGTCCCTTCCGGGCGGGCAACGAAGCTGACCAGATAGGGGAGGCCGGTGGCTGCAAGGGCCTGGGCCAGGCCGATGGCCTCGCTCAGCGCCGGTAGGGTGGCGGCCAGCAGCAGATCAACCCCCGCAGCGGCCAGCGCCTCGGCCTGCCAAGCGTGGAAGGCGCGCGCCTCGAGGGCGCTCAGTGCCTCTTCAGGCCTATAGGCATCACCCCGGCAACTCATCAGGCCGCTGATGACCACATTTTTACTGTAATCTCCCTGCTCCCGGCGCAGGGCATCCAGGAAACGGAAGTTGTCGCCGTTCAGGTCGCGACCGGCCAGCCCGGCAGCGGCGATGCGTTCGCGCCCGGCCCGCCAGGTTGGGGTGGAGAGCAGAAGTGGCAAATGGGAACTGCGGCCGATTTCCAGATACTGACGACAGATATCCGCCAGAACGGCCTGTCCGTGATCGTCGTAAATCAGGGCCGAGTTGACAACCTGCTCATCCAGGCGGATGTCGGGCACACGCCGCAGACGCTCGATGACCGCCCCCTCGCCAAGAATAACGGGGGATGTTGTCAAAAGCTTCTGTAAAGCGTTAGCGTGATTCATGTTTCCGCATGCTCCCCATACATCGTGAGACCGGAATAATGCCACGGTCGGATGTCTTCAAAATAAAAGACCCCGATTCGGGGCCTTCGATGCCGATGTTCCTCAATGGCCCGGCGTCCCCCCTTGTTGGGCGGGCAGGTACTGTTCGAACTGTTTCTTGTCGATGGAACAGCGGTAGGCTTCTTCCGGGTTGATTTGTTTGGTTTTTAGCAGGTCCAGCAGGTGCTGGTCCATGAGCTGCATGCCGTCTTTCTTGGCGGTTTGGATGATGGAAGGTATCTGAAAGGTCTTGCCCTCGCGGATCAGATTGGCGATGGCGGGTGTGCCGATCATGATCTCCAGGGCCGCAGTGCGCCCTTTGCCGTCAGCGGTCTTGAGCAACTGTTGGCAGACCACCCCCTTGAGGGATTCGGACAGCATGGCGCGCACCTGCTCCTGCTGGTCCGTCGGAAAGACGTCGATGATGCGGTCAATGGTCTTGGCCGCGGTGTTGGTGTGGAGGGTGCCGAACACCAAGTGCCCGGTCTCGGCGGCGCTCATGGCCAGAGAGATGGTCGTCAGATCACGCATCTCGCCCACCAGGATGATGTCCGGGTCTTCGCGCAGGGCCGCGCGCAGGGCCGAGGCAAAGCTTTCGGTATGCTCTCCGATCTGGCGCTGGTTCAACAGCGAAAGTTTGTTCTCGTGGATGAACTCCAAGGGATCCTCAAGCGTCAGGATATGTTCTTTACGGGTGGAGTTGATCAGGTCGATCATGGCCGCCAGGGTGGTGGATTTTCCCGAGCCGGTCGGGCCGGTCACCAGCACCAGTCCCTTTTTGAAGTTGGTCATGCGCCGGACGCCGTCCGGCAGATGAAGGTCGTCAGCCGAGAGGATCTTACTGGGGATGATGCGGAATACACCGGCGATGCCGCGGTGTTGCATGAAGATGTTGCCGCGGAACCGGGCCAGGTCGGGCACGGCGTAGGCAAAATCCAGATCCTTGGTGGCCTCGAAATGGGCGCGCTGTTTTTCGTCCAGAATCTCGAACAAGACATCCCTGAGCTCTTCATCCGTCAGGCTTTTGAAATTAAGCCGCACCATCTCGCCGTGCAGACGGAAAATAGGCGGATTTCCGGTGGAAAGGTGCAGGTCCGACGCCCCCTGTTCCCTCATCATCCTGAAAAGCGCATCGATTTTTGCCATATTAGGATCCCTCCACTGTTCCCACGGAGACAGCGCCTTGATTTGGAATCGGTATTACCAAGCTGTTGAAAACCAAGGTTGTTCAAAAATAGTCAGATCGTCGCACCCGCAGAAAACCTTGAGGAGGCGTAGCAGCGCTACGCCGCACAAAGGGTTTTCGAGAATGGCGGCGTATAATTATGCGTGAGCATAATTATCGGTGACGGAGCGATAGCGTAGTCATCCCGTTTAGCGGGACGCCGATAGGCGCTAAGATGGCAGTTTTTCAGCAACCTCTTACAGCACCACCGAGGCGATATACTCCTCCGGCGATACCTGCCCCTCCATCAAAAGCCGCAGCCCCTCCTGCTCGCTGCCGTGGTAATCCAGCATGCGCAGGTAGTTGTCCAGGGCAGCCACATCAGACGACTGTTCAAAGACCCGCAGGAATTCGTCGTCGAAGACCAGCGCGTCCAGCAAGAAACGCCGCATGCTGAAACCGCTTTGGCCGCACTCATCGCAGCCGGCGGCCCGGTGGAAAGTGGCCGGGGGCTGGCCCAGGCGCATGGCGGTCAACTCCTCTCGCGGCGGGAGGTAGGTGGTTCGGCACGAGGGACAGAGGAGATGGATCCCCTTGAAGGAGACCAGACCGTTGACGAACCCCGGCAGGAAGTAGTTTTTCTGCTGGTAGAGCAGGAGGTGCCGCAGGACATTTCGGGTTCCGCGAATCTCCAGGCCGGCCAGGACCAGTTTGCCGCGCATGGCGGCGCGACAGGCGGTGGTGAAAGGCATCCCCTCGGTGGCGTCCTCGATTATCAGGACATCCGGGTCATGGTCCAGGGCGTCCATGATCAGCCGGGCGCGTTCCGCCTCGGAATGGGGCAGGGGGATGCGCGGAAACCGTTTGTTCATCCTGCCCGGCCCATCGCCCAGGATGATGACGTTCTTCCCGGTGGTATCGGTCTCCTCAAGCATGAGGTCGATGAAACGGCACCGTTCCTGATTGTTTCGCGAGGCGAAAAAGGTTATGCCCTGCTGCGATCTGGCCAAGCGGTTGAAGGCGGCCTCCTGCGCTACCGGCAGGTGCAGTTCGGCTACCCGCGGAGGAACGTTGGCGCTGACATGGGTCCGCAGGGTGATGTAATCTCCCCCCCTTCCCTGCATGACGGCAGCCTGAAAGACGACCGGGCGGGATTGGTAGGTGAATGAAATCAGGCCGGTGGCGCTTGGTTCGGCCAGGGAGCCGATGTTGGCGGTCTTGCGCAGCCGGAGGGCAACGTCCGGATAGTAGTTGGGCGCCAGGGTGCCGATGGGACGGGTGGTTCCCCCCCGCTTGCCGGTGACGGCCACCTCGTCCCCGAGGGGCTGCAGGGAGAGGGACGAGAGGCGGTTCTGGATGATGAAGGCCATCAGGTAGTTAAGGAGCGTGCCGCCGCCGATGTCATTGTTGATGGCCTCGAGAGCCTTGTCGGAAAAGGTGGTTGACCGGAAGCCCAGGCTCTCGTGACCGGCCGGACCGTACCATTCGTCAACCATCCGGCGGATCTCCCGGATCAGCGCCACGGACAGGTTGACCCGAAGGCCGGTACGAGCCTCGACCGCTTCAACTGCCGCCCGGTTGAGCGGATCGGCTATGGCCACGTTCAACTCGCCACCGGCACAGATCAGTGGGATGAGGTTGTAGGCCCGGGCCAGATCGGCTGGCACGAGGGCAACGGCTGCCGGGTCGATCATCTCTTTTTTCAGGCGGATGTAGGGGAGGTCCAACTGGTTGGAGATCGCCCAGTCAATATCCTCCTGGGTGACTATCCCCAGATTGACCAATGCCTCGCCGAAACGGCAGTGCGAACGTTTCTGCTCCTCAAGGGCGCTGATGATATCCGACTCGGTAATGATCTGCGAAGACGAGAGGATATAGCCCAGGGAGCCCTTTTTCACCAACTCTGACATACTGTCCTCCAAGGGGTGCAACTCACACGCAGTCTCGACGCGGATACCGGGAAGCGGCGTCAAGCATCGATCCGGTCGCTTTTGTTCTCAAAACGGGTATGCTCGCCGATGAATACCAGTTCGACCGTACCGATGGCGCCGTTACGCTGTTTTCCGATGATGACCTCGGCGTTCTTTTCGTGGTTCTGGGTGCAGGAACCGTCCCGCTTGCGGCAGTGCTCGCAGTAGACCGACTCACGGTAGACGAACATGATGACGTCGGCGTCCTGCTCGATGGCGCCCGATTCGCGCAGGTCGCTCATCATGGGGCGCTTGTCGCCGCGGCTCTCCAGGCTTCGGTTGAGCTGGGAGAGGGCCACCACCGGCACGTTCAATTCCTTGGCCAGTGCCTTGAGCGAGCGGGAGATGTCCGAAATCTCCTGCTGACGGGACTCGACATTGGCGCTACCCCGCATGAGTTGTAGGTAGTCAACGATGATCAGGCCGATGTCGTGTTCGCTCTTCAGCCGCCGCGCCTTGGAACGCAGTTCCAGGACGCTGATGGCCGGGGTGTCGTCGATGAAAATTTTGGAATCGTACAGCGTGCTTGCGGCCCGTTGCAGCCGGGGCCAATCCGAATCCTGGAAATGGCCGGTGCGCATCTTGCCGAAATCTACCCGGGCGATGGAGGCAAAAAAGCGCATCACGAGCTGTTCCTTGCCCATCTCCAGGGAGAAGATCACCGAGGGGACCTTTTTCTTGCCCTCGGCGCTGGCGTATTGGGCGATGTTGAGCGCCAGGGTGGTCTTGCCCATGGAGGGGCGGGCGGCGACGATGATCAGGTCGCCAGGCTGGAAACCGGCGGTCATGTGGTCCAGGTCCGTGTAGCCGGTGGGGACGCCGGTGATGTGCTCCTTGCGGTCGTGCAGCGTTTGGAGGATCTTGAAGGTATCCTTGATGATCTCCTGCACCGGCACGTACTGGGGCCGCAGCTTGTTCTCGGAGATCTCGTAGATATCCTTCTGCGCCATATCCAACAGTTCATTAACATTCGCCTGTTCATCGTAGCCGCGGGTGGCAATCTCGGTCGCTACTGAGATCAACTTGCGATTAATGGACTTTTCCTTCACCATCTTGCAGTAATAGCCCACATTGGCCGCCGTGGGGACATAGTCCACCAACGTTGCCAAGTAGGCCGCTCCTCCGACCTCCTCCAATTCGCCCTCTTTTTTAAGGACGTCGGTCATGGTGATCAGATCGCACGGTTCGCGCAGGTCGGAGAGGCGTATCATGGCCCGGAATATCTTACGATGGCTTTCACGGTAAAAGTCATCGGGACCTAGGACCTCCAACGCGCGGTTGATGGCATCGTTGTCGATCAGAATCCCGCCCAGGATGGACATCTCCGCTTCCAGGCTCTGGGGGGGGATTTTGCGTGAATCGTCTGTCATACTCATACCTTTGTCATCAAGCAGATTAAAATTATATATTTATGGTTTCCGCCGCCCGCTGGGCAATGGCGGCCACGTCAAGCAGAACGCAATCGCCCTCGGGAAGGTGGAGCAGGGCGGCGGCACAAGGGACATCCGGCGCCGCGCCCAAGACGGCTTGTTCCGGCGGCGCAATCCTGATGACCCGTTCCACCAGAAAGGCCAGGGAGGCTATGCGGGGGTCGGCCACAAGTACCTTTTCCAGGTCATGGTAACTGGGCAGCCCCAGGAAAGCGGCCAGATCCATGACCGCAACAATGGTGTCATGGAAGTTCATTGCGCCGACATAACAGGGGGCCCGGCCGGGGATGGGCCAGGTGAACGGCGGTTCGTCAACCTCGGCTACCTGCAGCAGATTGACGGCGTAAGGCCGTCCCTGCAACGTGAAAAGGAGGTATCCGTGCTGGTGCCGGG
Encoded proteins:
- a CDS encoding PilZ-like domain-containing protein; the protein is MSDAGHYTSRYFTGMKVEVGIPLPNTKVFRDWARINEIDEDLVSLQLSRDMLPAGVNLRVGQLLTIRSESDGQAHSCSAFIVSKGYEQDLLLRLTGEIVYDELREFYRIDAFLPIKFYALHDQNPANVKQQWEERRKQRREEERIRELRRLEARRERLRAEERAREQMLMEGASSVGQNGSFSNDGGREEPEDNPYYESWSSVTSVAINISGGGLKILTNQGFETDELLLLEIFVPSLSYIVDIVARVVFSDHNDTAGDDGNCFNTGMQFVFIDERARFAINSHVSNVQIRRIRQFKGFADVEPLNIDPLAIPDKHYAYAGSVDADNETDNSARISRKKIIQQVALGLFFIGIISILYFYFSAYAVKHPKNQIQDMFETGIRKNSEIPEYNRNENPVVVPH
- a CDS encoding ATP-binding cassette domain-containing protein — encoded protein: MALITLRDITLAFGGPPLFDGINLQIEPGDRLCLLGRNGTGKSTLLKLIGGELPLEGGEIQRQQGLRVALVSQDVPQETNGTVFDVVASGMGNTAELLAQYHRVAHRLSLEGSEELLAELEALQHKLEESGGWSMHQEVERVLKRLQLDAEVAFSSLSGGTKRRVLLAKALIAAPDILLLDEPTNHLDIDTILWLEDFLVRQVKTLVFVTHDRAFARRLANRVAELDRGRLYAFNCGYDEFVERREALLEAEVTRQALFDKKLAQEEAWIRQGIKARRTRNEGRVRALKNLREEYRQRRERQGTAKIQLQEAERSGRLVAEVEHATFAYDGRRIISDLTATIMRGDRVGIIGPNGSGKTTLLRLLLGELTPDQGTVKLGSRLEVVYFDQMREQLDPDRSVQDNVGEGNDTLVINGKSRHIIGYLQDFLFSPERARSPVSILSGGERNRLLLAKLFTKPSNVLVMDEPTNDLDAETLDLLEDLLLEYSGTLLLVSHDREFLNNVVGSTLVLTGGGTVREYVGGYDDWLRQAAAEAPVPVAASKPTPEKSRPQKERPRKLSFKEERELAALPDRIASLEEEQGKLHTTLADPDFYKSAGTEVAAINARLEELELELTAAYARWEELETLG
- a CDS encoding DUF1653 domain-containing protein, encoding MSETTTPLRPGRYRHYKGNEYEVIAIARHSETEEEMVVYRQLYGNRSLWVRPLGMFLEEVLVDDRKVPRFEWVEDR
- a CDS encoding homocysteine S-methyltransferase family protein: MNHANALQKLLTTSPVILGEGAVIERLRRVPDIRLDEQVVNSALIYDDHGQAVLADICRQYLEIGRSSHLPLLLSTPTWRAGRERIAAAGLAGRDLNGDNFRFLDALRREQGDYSKNVVISGLMSCRGDAYRPEEALSALEARAFHAWQAEALAAAGVDLLLAATLPALSEAIGLAQALAATGLPYLVSFVARPEGTLLDGTPLKDAIATIDSQASPQPLAYLVNCTHASVFRQALCHEFNSSAHVRKRVIGLLANTAALSPEELDNSAELVEEAPEVFGAAVAALHEDLGMKVLGGCCGTDERHISSLARHLVAGTTLLRGAYE
- a CDS encoding type IV pilus twitching motility protein PilT gives rise to the protein MAKIDALFRMMREQGASDLHLSTGNPPIFRLHGEMVRLNFKSLTDEELRDVLFEILDEKQRAHFEATKDLDFAYAVPDLARFRGNIFMQHRGIAGVFRIIPSKILSADDLHLPDGVRRMTNFKKGLVLVTGPTGSGKSTTLAAMIDLINSTRKEHILTLEDPLEFIHENKLSLLNQRQIGEHTESFASALRAALREDPDIILVGEMRDLTTISLAMSAAETGHLVFGTLHTNTAAKTIDRIIDVFPTDQQEQVRAMLSESLKGVVCQQLLKTADGKGRTAALEIMIGTPAIANLIREGKTFQIPSIIQTAKKDGMQLMDQHLLDLLKTKQINPEEAYRCSIDKKQFEQYLPAQQGGTPGH
- a CDS encoding pilus assembly protein PilB, with translation MSELVKKGSLGYILSSSQIITESDIISALEEQKRSHCRFGEALVNLGIVTQEDIDWAISNQLDLPYIRLKKEMIDPAAVALVPADLARAYNLIPLICAGGELNVAIADPLNRAAVEAVEARTGLRVNLSVALIREIRRMVDEWYGPAGHESLGFRSTTFSDKALEAINNDIGGGTLLNYLMAFIIQNRLSSLSLQPLGDEVAVTGKRGGTTRPIGTLAPNYYPDVALRLRKTANIGSLAEPSATGLISFTYQSRPVVFQAAVMQGRGGDYITLRTHVSANVPPRVAELHLPVAQEAAFNRLARSQQGITFFASRNNQERCRFIDLMLEETDTTGKNVIILGDGPGRMNKRFPRIPLPHSEAERARLIMDALDHDPDVLIIEDATEGMPFTTACRAAMRGKLVLAGLEIRGTRNVLRHLLLYQQKNYFLPGFVNGLVSFKGIHLLCPSCRTTYLPPREELTAMRLGQPPATFHRAAGCDECGQSGFSMRRFLLDALVFDDEFLRVFEQSSDVAALDNYLRMLDYHGSEQEGLRLLMEGQVSPEEYIASVVL
- the dnaB gene encoding replicative DNA helicase, with product MTDDSRKIPPQSLEAEMSILGGILIDNDAINRALEVLGPDDFYRESHRKIFRAMIRLSDLREPCDLITMTDVLKKEGELEEVGGAAYLATLVDYVPTAANVGYYCKMVKEKSINRKLISVATEIATRGYDEQANVNELLDMAQKDIYEISENKLRPQYVPVQEIIKDTFKILQTLHDRKEHITGVPTGYTDLDHMTAGFQPGDLIIVAARPSMGKTTLALNIAQYASAEGKKKVPSVIFSLEMGKEQLVMRFFASIARVDFGKMRTGHFQDSDWPRLQRAASTLYDSKIFIDDTPAISVLELRSKARRLKSEHDIGLIIVDYLQLMRGSANVESRQQEISDISRSLKALAKELNVPVVALSQLNRSLESRGDKRPMMSDLRESGAIEQDADVIMFVYRESVYCEHCRKRDGSCTQNHEKNAEVIIGKQRNGAIGTVELVFIGEHTRFENKSDRIDA
- a CDS encoding chemotaxis protein CheW, producing MTRHQHGYLLFTLQGRPYAVNLLQVAEVDEPPFTWPIPGRAPCYVGAMNFHDTIVAVMDLAAFLGLPSYHDLEKVLVADPRIASLAFLVERVIRIAPPEQAVLGAAPDVPCAAALLHLPEGDCVLLDVAAIAQRAAETINI